The Fundidesulfovibrio magnetotacticus genome includes the window GGCGTTGCCGGAGATTCTGGCGGCCTCGGCCAGGAGCGTCAAGGCGTCGTATCCGTAGCCCCCGAAGGCCGAGGGGGCCGTGCCGAAGCGCTTCGTATAGCCCTGGATGTAGGCAGACAGCAAGGCCTTGAACGGGCCTTCGGGCATCTGGTCGGCCACGATGATCCAGCTGGCGGGCAGCACCAGGCCCTCGGCGGCCTCTCCGGCCAGCTCCACGAACTTGGGCGAGGCCACGCCGTGGCTCATGTAGAGGGGGGTCTTCTGGCCCAGCTGGGCTCGTCCGCGCGCCACCTGGGCGGGGGCGGGGCCGGTGCCCCAGCAGATCACGGCCTGGGGGGCCGCCCCGGCGATCTTGGTGAGCTGGGCGGTCATGTCGGTGTCCTTGGGGCCGAAGATCTCGTCGGCCACCAGCTCCATGCCGGCTGCGGGGATCATCTCCTTGAGCACCTCGCGCCCGGCCTGGCCGAAGCCGTCGGACACGGTGATGATGGCCAGCTTCTTGAAACCCTTGGCCTTGGCGTCGGCCAGGAGCTTGGCCACGGCCAGGCGGTCGGACTGCGGCGTCTTGAAGATCCAGGGGTTCACCGGGTTCACGATCTTCTCGGCGGCGGCCATGGAGACCAGGGGGACCTTGGCCTCGGCCATCTTGGGCATGAGCGCCAGGGTGTTGCCCGAGACGGAGGGGCCCACCACGGCGGCCACCTGGTCGCGCTTGAGGAGCTTTTCGGCGGCCAGAACGGCCTTGTTCACGTCGGATTCGTCGTCGTAGACGATCACTTCCACCTTTTGGCCCCCGATGCCGCCCTTCTCGTTGAGCTGGTCCTGGAGGTACAGCAGGGTGTTCTTCTCGGGCTCTCCCAGGTAGGAGGCCGGACCGGTGACCGAAACCACGGCCCCGATCTTCACGGTGTCCGCCGCCCGGGCGGGGAGTGCCGCGGAAACCGCGAGCACCAGGGCTGCCAGCATACGCCAAGCCATGGAAGCGCTCCTCTTCATACGTTGCGGGGTGGAACGGAGGGGGAAATGACCAAAGCGTCATTTCGTCCCCGGGAGATACCGGCCGCCCCCGTTTTGGTCAAGGCCGCGAGGTCTCGCGGGGGCGCTTTTGCCCACCAAAGTGTACAAAAATGCGCCATATTCATACCGATTTGGTATGTTTTCAGGCCCGCGCTGGCCTTGCGGACCGGTTCGCGCTAGGAGTCGCCACGGCGCAACCGCGTCGGACGGAGACCTCTCGTGAAACTCCTGAAACCAAGCTCCCAGCACATCCGCCACGCCCTGAAGACAGCCCTGGCCGCCGTGACCACCTACGCCCTCGTGAGCCTGCTCAACCTGGAGCAGGGCTACTGGGCGGTGATCAGCGTGATCATCGTCATGCAGAACAACCTGGGCGGCTCCTACCAGGCCGGGGTGAACCGCATCGCGGGCACGGCGGTGGGCGCGGCGCTGGGGTGTGCGTGCCTGGCGGCGCTGGGCTCCGGCGCGGTGGCCCTGGGCCTGGGCGTGGGGCTCTCCATTCTGGTGTGCGCCTATTTCGTGCACCTGCACGAGTCCTTCCGCATGGCCGGGATCACGGCCACCATCATCATCCTCCTGGGCAACCAGCACGGGTCGTTCCTGGCGTTCAGCGTGGAGCGCTTCCTGGAGATCGGGCTGGGGGTGGCCATCGCGCTGGGTGTGTCGCTCTTCGTGTGGCCCTCGCGGGCGGGCGGCCTCTTGAAGAAGGGCGTGGTGAAGGCCTTGAACGACGAGGCCGCCTTCTACGCGGTGCTGCTCTCCTGTCGCGCGCCCTCCTGCGACGAGGGCGAGGAGGAGTACGCGCGCCGCGAACTGGCCGCCACGCGCCAGCGCAACCGGGCGCTCCTGGAGGAGGCCAAGAGGGAGCCCGCCGGGTTCTCTCGCCAGGAGCACGTCACGGTGTCGCTCTACAACTTCACGGAGCGCATCGCGGAGCACCTGCTGGCCATGGAGCACGCCGTGCACCATGAGGAGTTGGAGGGCCTGCACTCCGAGGTGGCCGCCGAGATGGACCTTCTGGCCCAGACCACGGTCACGGCCATGACGCATCTGGCCCTGGCCGTCTCGCAGGGGCACGCCCCGGGGAGCCTGGAGGGCGTGCGCCGGGCCGTGGCCTC containing:
- a CDS encoding ABC transporter substrate-binding protein: MAWRMLAALVLAVSAALPARAADTVKIGAVVSVTGPASYLGEPEKNTLLYLQDQLNEKGGIGGQKVEVIVYDDESDVNKAVLAAEKLLKRDQVAAVVGPSVSGNTLALMPKMAEAKVPLVSMAAAEKIVNPVNPWIFKTPQSDRLAVAKLLADAKAKGFKKLAIITVSDGFGQAGREVLKEMIPAAGMELVADEIFGPKDTDMTAQLTKIAGAAPQAVICWGTGPAPAQVARGRAQLGQKTPLYMSHGVASPKFVELAGEAAEGLVLPASWIIVADQMPEGPFKALLSAYIQGYTKRFGTAPSAFGGYGYDALTLLAEAARISGNATPQGLRDGLEKVKGLQSATGVFNFSEKDHNGLDESSFAMVRIEGGKFVLVK
- a CDS encoding FUSC family protein, coding for MKLLKPSSQHIRHALKTALAAVTTYALVSLLNLEQGYWAVISVIIVMQNNLGGSYQAGVNRIAGTAVGAALGCACLAALGSGAVALGLGVGLSILVCAYFVHLHESFRMAGITATIIILLGNQHGSFLAFSVERFLEIGLGVAIALGVSLFVWPSRAGGLLKKGVVKALNDEAAFYAVLLSCRAPSCDEGEEEYARRELAATRQRNRALLEEAKREPAGFSRQEHVTVSLYNFTERIAEHLLAMEHAVHHEELEGLHSEVAAEMDLLAQTTVTAMTHLALAVSQGHAPGSLEGVRRAVASAEDALGMLRTRRVLPGYSLESIMRFYSYYYNMREVAVELLDMAERAAILNAE